The following nucleotide sequence is from Ailuropoda melanoleuca isolate Jingjing chromosome 12, ASM200744v2, whole genome shotgun sequence.
ACTGAGGAGTTTTCCTCAGCTGTTTTCTTGACAACCTTCACATTAGACACTGTCAGCAACCTCTATCTCATTACTCATAACTTAGCAGCAAGCTCGTACTTTGCTACAAAGACAGTGGAGAAATGTGGCTTTTCAGCTGGGTGCACTTGTCATTATGGAAAGTACAGTAATTCTGTTGGTAATGAAAGGACACTGGGCTCACGACTAGAAGTCTGCTACACTTAATACTgtcatgacttaaaaaaaaacctccacaTTGTTAGATTCATTCTGCTATAATAACATTGTTTATTTTCAACTATATTCATAAACATATTTTGCAAGTCATTTATCCCCCACATGTCGATTTTTGGGAAAATTTGTAAAACGCTGGGTTATCGTTCCTTGAATTTTCCTGAGAATTATCAACTATTACTAAAAGTCTCTGGAACTTCTTTCCGTTCTGGGGCAGGATTAGAAGGACTAGGTAGATTTTTCAAGCCAGAGattcaaatttttacttttcctttttgtttactAGTTGTAGATTTATTCATTCtgttaaatttcatttatctggtaaactttcttttcttttttctttttttttttaaagattttattctgaagaaatctctacacccaccatggcgCTCGtactcacaaccctgtgatcaagagttgcacacttcactgactgagccagccaggtgccctaaattttctttttcatttaagattAAGACCTTAATGGTACATTAGCCTTTCCCACAATATGTGATTTCTATCTTCAACATTATGTCAACATTTCTGGCTTCTATCGGGCAAGGTTTCATGTGGATTTGCCTCACACAATACAGAAACCCTTAAAATCTAACTGACATGGCATAGTAGTACGCCGAATGTAGACCTTCTCTTAGGTGTTCATTCTTTACTACGTGTGAACCTTCCTCAGAACATGTAtgacaaaacaaatatttgtattttcccaaTTTAGGGGACACACTTTACAAATATCTGGCATTCCTTCTTTATGCaagctttctcttcccttctgtgaACCATCCTTCTTCACCCCACGTATCTTTAGATTGGATCTTACAATTGTACACAATGAGCTGAACACAAGTAAGGACCAGGCATTCAGAAATCATTCAACACCTCCTTCCAAGAAGAAACAGTTTCTTTGGGTCAAAGATGGGATCCCCACCCTCCTGAAGTAGAGAGTAAAGTGGAGGGTGTTTCCGAAATATTTGCAGTGTGGTCCTCCGACATAGTCCTAAATGCCACAGTCCTAACTCTTTTCAGGTAAATATTCTTTCATGTAAGGAAACTGGTGAGGAAAACAGACTTTGTACGAAGGCAAGTGGCAGAGTGACTCTTTACCACCCTGACTCTACAGCTACACATACAGGCATCACCCTGGAGATATGGCAGCTCCGTTCCAGATCACCAAAATGAAGCAGATGTAGCAATAAACCAagtcagatgaattttttttgtttctcaatgcatataaaagttatataaaaattatgtttacactacactgtagtctattaagtgtgcacaAGCATCATGTCTAAAGAAAAGCAATGCACACACCTTAATTAAGAATATTGCTAAAACATGCTGAGCTTTCAGCAAATCATCATCAGTGATCGCAGATCAACATAAGTAATGAAAAGTGTGAAATATTGCCAAAATTACTAAGATGTGACATAGAGATATGAAGTAACaaagctgttggaaaaatggagcCAACACACTGgctcaatgcagggttgccacaagccttccatttggggggaaaaaagcattacCTGCAAAGCACCAGAAAATGAGGTGCGCCTGTACACATTTCAGCAGCATCACTTCATGTATCCCTTAAACACATACCAGGTAactcaaatgaaaagacaagcacACTAGAATTGTAAAGTGACAATAACTAAAGCTATCCTGGGTAGTCTGTATAGAAGGAACTAATTAACAATTGCTGGAAAATGttaccagaaaacaaaagctcaGTTTGCTTTTTGGTACTTAAAGAGTCCACTTAGAAATCTGAAATCTGGAATAAATATGTCAGCCTACTTGGATGATCATGCCGACCCCTTGGCAGGGCGCCATGAGTGATGATCCCATCATGACCTCACCCACCAAGAGACTACCTTAAAGAAGATCAAGATGTTCTAACTGGTGAAGGCAGAACACATTCCAGCTACACAAGCCCATGAACTGTACACTATACCAAGGTAAATAACTAGAGGTAGTTGCCAGGCCCACTTACAAAGGGTTCAAAATAGTACAAAAGGTCTGTAgtattgaaatgtatttttaatgaatcatATTATTCTAGTAACAAGTTGTATTTGTTAAAAACAATGTTGCTATGCAAAGTACAAGTCCCTGGACGATGGCACGTATCTAACTCACCTCTCATATGTGACATTCACAAGATGCCAAACTACACGAAGCTACGATGTTATAATACAAAGGAAGATAACATCTAAACATCCCTGTAGGCTTACAAAGTATTTCTGGCTATCCTGACTGCATTTatttacacaattaaaaaaaaatctttacattcCATTTCAGACATGCCTATCATTTATAGTTGAATGTTTTCTCCCATCCTTTCCTAACAATTTGGAACATATGGAACACAATTTCCCTCACAATATTTtgtaaaggaaattattttccaaattaatgaaaataacagtGAGGGGAATCTTTCTACTGAAGGTTTTGTTACCCCATCTGACATTCATTAATCTTCATttatacattattaatttttaatagaagtCTGTCTTTCCTAGTCAAGAATTTCCCTAATTTATAGTATAGTTTCTCCAAGGTATGAGCTTCTGATATCTAAAGTATGTGTAATTGTAGTAATTCTACCATTCATTGGCTTCCATTTTCTCCCATTAAAatcctgttaaaaaaaatcctaccgTTAAAAAACTTCTATCGTTTAATGTGAATTTCAAAGGAATGTGTTCTATATTCACTTGCTTTATGAAACTTCCTCTTTGCAAATTTTATGacagtaaaaaaataacttcccaaCATTCACTTCATTGATATGGTTCCTCACCTGTACAAACTTTGAAAAGGGTATGACTTGCTGCTGAAAACTTTCACAGGGTTCACTGAGTTCATCACATTCCTGTGTGCATTTactgggtttttgtgtgtgtgtaaaaagcATCTTTCTGTGGGCGCCCCCGCATATGCTGTGCATTCACAGGTTTCTATTCAGTGTTAGTTTTCTGGTGTACAACGAGATGATTtcatttatagggtttctcttCTATATGAATTTGTTAGCATTTCCTATGAATTGACTTTTGGAAGAAAGTTTCTTACATTTAATTCATCAATGTGTTTTTCATCTCCATGAGTTCTCTGGTGCATAATGAGCTGTGACTTCCAAcaaaaggctttcccacattcagtGCATTTGCAAGGCTTCTCTCCTGTATGAGTCCTCTGATGTGCACTGAGGATTGATTTCTGAGAGAAGGTttttccacattcactgcatCCATAGGGTTTCTCCCCCGAATGAGTTCTCTGATGTACAATAAGCTGAGATTTCCTAACGAAAGCTTTCTCACATTCACtgcattcatagggtttctctctcGTGTGCATTCTCTGATGTACAATGAGCCGTAATTTTCCACTGAAGGATTTCTCACATTGACCACATTTGTAAGGGCTTTCCCCTGCATGAGTTCGCTCATGTACAATGAGTAGTGACTTCCAAATGAAGGCCTTCCCACAATTGTTacattcatatggtttctctcctgaATGAGTTCTCATGTGGATAATGAGATAGGACTTGCtactaaaggctttcccacagtcACTGCATCCATAAGGTTTTTCCCCTGCGTGAGTTCTCTGATGAGAAATGAGCTGATCTTTCCTATTAAAAGCTTTTCCACATTCGCTACATTCATAGGgattttctcctgtgtgaattctctgatgtacAATGAGTTGTGAATTGAAACTgaaggatttcccacattcattgcattcatgtggtttctctcctgtgtgagttctcATGTGTATAATGAGGTAGGACTTGCTcctgaaggcttttccacattcactgcatCCATAGGGTTTCACTCCAGTGTGACTTCTCTGATGTACAATGAGCTGTGACTTCAAActaaaggcttttccacattgaTTACATCCATAGGGTTTTACCCCAGTGTGTGCTCCCTGATGTACAATGAGCTGCGACTTGAAAGTAAAGGCTTTTCCGCATTCACTACAACCATACGGTTTCTCCCCTGTATGAGTTCTCTGATGTACAATAAGGTTTGACTTTGTATTAAAGGCTTTGCTACAGTCACTGCATTCaaagggtttctctcctgtatgagtTCTCTGATGTATGATGAGCTGTGACTTCAAACCAAAAGTTTTCCCACAGTCAGTGCACTCATAGGGCTTCTCCCCAGCATGGGTTCTCTGGTGTGAAATGAGCTGGTATTTCcgactgaaggctttcccacattcatggCATTCATATGGACTCTCTCCTGTGTGGATTCTCTGATGTATAATGAGTTGAGAATTGaaactgaaggctttcccacagtcACTGCATTCATGGAGTCtctctcctgtgtgagttctcATATGTATAATGAGGTAGGACTTGCTCCtgaaggctttgccacattcagTGCATACATAAGGTTTCATTCCTGTGTGACTTCTCTGATGCACAATGAGCTGTGACTTCaaactgaaggctttcccacactgaATGCATCCATACGGCTTTACTCCTGTGTGAACGCCCTGATGTACAATGAGCTGCGACTTGAAAGTAAAGGCTTTTCCGCATTCACTACAACCATACGGCTTCTCCCCTGTATGGGTTCTCTGATGTACCATAAGGTTTGACTTTGTATTAAAAGCTTTCTGACATTCAGTACATTCaaagggtttctctcctgtatgaattctttgatgtATAATGAGTTGTGACTTCAAACCAAAAGCCTTACCACATTCATTACAACCATACGGTTTCTGTCCTGAATGAGTTCTCTGGTGTGAAACAAGCTGGTCTTTCCTACTGAACACTCTTCCACACTCGCAGCATTCATAGGGACTCTCACCTGTGTGGATTCTCTGATGTATAACAAGTTGAGAATTGAAACTGAAGgacttcccacattcactgcattcatggagtttctctcctgtgtgagttctctgatggACAGTGAGGTAGGACTTGCTGCTGAAGTCTTTCCCACATCCCTTACATTTGTAGGGTTTCTCTTCTACGTGAGTTCGTTGATGCACTGCAAGGTATGACTTGCTGCTGAAGGTCTTTCCACAAACACTGCATTCAAAAGGCTTTCCTCCTATATACATTTGTTGGCATATGAGTTGTGACTTCTTGTTGACAGTTTTTCCAGATTCATTACTTTCACCGTATTTTATTCCAATAACAGTTTGCTCATGTTTAGAATGGTAGAATGATTCCTCATATGCATGAAACTCATTAGGATTCTTTCCAGCATAATTACTATTGAAATCTATATCATATTTAAAACTCATTCCACGTGTGACGTATTTATGAAGATTTTGTCCTGAAGAAACATAATTTGTACTTAGAAGACATAGTTTTCCAAATGTAGTACATTCATAGCCTTTTGCCATACTTTCCAGCTTGTCTTGATTTTCCTGATGCCATTTCATATGATCATCAATTTCCCAGACTTCTTCTAGCAATGAAAATagttatatgttaaaaataatgacataaatcTGGCACAGcataaaattaacttaaaaatatcatGTCAAGAGAGTATACTTTTAGTTTCATGTATCAGatctgaatataaataaaatctcaagtaTAGATGTACTGAAACTCCTGGCTGGggagaacaaacaaaactaaaaatgaagataggcaaagaaaattaacaatgaaTGGAGATGGTCTTAGGTTTTAAAATGTTGCATAAGggataaagaaagcaaaatagacaaaagtaaaaataagaaaaatataaagcagttGGAAGGGATCTCAGTATtacattctttcaacaaataatcGGTgaatacctattatgtgccaaacactgaCGAATTCAGGAGAATTCAGGAGAATGTCACTGGCTATTCCATGGTTCTAAACTCAGAAATGTTTACATCCAGAGAGTAATTAATCTTTGCCTGGGAATCAGATTTGCTCATGTGTTTGGCCAATAGTCTTATCCCTGTAGACTTTCAGAGTTCATGGAAAACATTGCAAATCAGTTTACAGTCCTCTTGGGAATGCAGTTCTACTGCAtaccaaaatacatgaaaacaaacgCACAAGAAAAATCAGTGTGATGTTTCAGAACACGGAGGACAAGAAGAAGGTAGTAAAGTTTCCAGAGAAGCCAAAAAAACTGTTTTGTATAAAGGATCAAAGTGAGAATGGCATCTGACTTTAATGACATTAGCACCATTAGAGGACAAAACACAGAGCATTCAGGAGTAAAGTATAAACATTTTCAGAGGCACAGGTCTCAAATTTTAGGTTACATGCACTCTTTCACAGGAAGCTACTCAAAGAGGTGCTccaacaaaacaaaccaagaaaaaagatgacacagaataaatatggaaaataaaatctgaaaggagACTCCAGGATAAAACACTGTAGTACAGCCAGGGTATGTGGTAAACTAGGGTCACACTGGAGCACGTCAAAGGAAAAGGGAGTGACATCATCAGGAACAGACAGACAGAATCACTAATATGGCTGAATGTAGCACAGGAATAtttagacacatgaaaaaaagtcTGGGGTTAATGATAAATACACTAATGATAAGAACAGAGAAAACTAGGCAGGCAAATAAAacaactcaaaaggaaaaaatgatgtaTGAACAAAAATTAGCCATTGCATATTTGCATGATTTACCTGTGAATAGAAATTACATAGTCATAAAGATGTAAAAACTGAAGACTGATCAAACCCAAATGAAAATAACTTAGTAGAATGGCTGGGGTATAAGAAGAGACAGTGTGTATATCATGGGGAGTATGGAAGAAGGTGGGGTGAAAGAGAAATCATCACACTGATATGCTGAATAATCATCACTGGAGGAAAATCAGGGTGCAGTAGAATAAGCTGGTTATTTAGAAACATGGAAGCAAATGCCATAAAAAAGAGCTAAAAGGGATGAAAGTGGTTTTACCTGGGGGGAATA
It contains:
- the ZNF268 gene encoding zinc finger protein 268 isoform X1 is translated as MATRVRTAAIWVPPLQEQESSCNRARELQGQESILGQGTPNHRPLPGGPWQRHKNHRTEQVLEWLFISQEQPKMTQSRGPLSFVDVCVDFTWEEWRLLEPAQKHLYRSVMLENYSHLVSLGYQDSKPDIIFRLEQGEELWMMQAQIPRQAPPEEVWEIDDHMKWHQENQDKLESMAKGYECTTFGKLCLLSTNYVSSGQNLHKYVTRGMSFKYDIDFNSNYAGKNPNEFHAYEESFYHSKHEQTVIGIKYGESNESGKTVNKKSQLICQQMYIGGKPFECSVCGKTFSSKSYLAVHQRTHVEEKPYKCKGCGKDFSSKSYLTVHQRTHTGEKLHECSECGKSFSFNSQLVIHQRIHTGESPYECCECGRVFSRKDQLVSHQRTHSGQKPYGCNECGKAFGLKSQLIIHQRIHTGEKPFECTECQKAFNTKSNLMVHQRTHTGEKPYGCSECGKAFTFKSQLIVHQGVHTGVKPYGCIQCGKAFSLKSQLIVHQRSHTGMKPYVCTECGKAFRSKSYLIIHMRTHTGERLHECSDCGKAFSFNSQLIIHQRIHTGESPYECHECGKAFSRKYQLISHQRTHAGEKPYECTDCGKTFGLKSQLIIHQRTHTGEKPFECSDCSKAFNTKSNLIVHQRTHTGEKPYGCSECGKAFTFKSQLIVHQGAHTGVKPYGCNQCGKAFSLKSQLIVHQRSHTGVKPYGCSECGKAFRSKSYLIIHMRTHTGEKPHECNECGKSFSFNSQLIVHQRIHTGENPYECSECGKAFNRKDQLISHQRTHAGEKPYGCSDCGKAFSSKSYLIIHMRTHSGEKPYECNNCGKAFIWKSLLIVHERTHAGESPYKCGQCEKSFSGKLRLIVHQRMHTREKPYECSECEKAFVRKSQLIVHQRTHSGEKPYGCSECGKTFSQKSILSAHQRTHTGEKPCKCTECGKAFCWKSQLIMHQRTHGDEKHIDELNVRNFLPKVNS
- the ZNF268 gene encoding zinc finger protein 268 isoform X2, whose amino-acid sequence is MTQSRGPLSFVDVCVDFTWEEWRLLEPAQKHLYRSVMLENYSHLVSLGYQDSKPDIIFRLEQGEELWMMQAQIPRQAPPEEVWEIDDHMKWHQENQDKLESMAKGYECTTFGKLCLLSTNYVSSGQNLHKYVTRGMSFKYDIDFNSNYAGKNPNEFHAYEESFYHSKHEQTVIGIKYGESNESGKTVNKKSQLICQQMYIGGKPFECSVCGKTFSSKSYLAVHQRTHVEEKPYKCKGCGKDFSSKSYLTVHQRTHTGEKLHECSECGKSFSFNSQLVIHQRIHTGESPYECCECGRVFSRKDQLVSHQRTHSGQKPYGCNECGKAFGLKSQLIIHQRIHTGEKPFECTECQKAFNTKSNLMVHQRTHTGEKPYGCSECGKAFTFKSQLIVHQGVHTGVKPYGCIQCGKAFSLKSQLIVHQRSHTGMKPYVCTECGKAFRSKSYLIIHMRTHTGERLHECSDCGKAFSFNSQLIIHQRIHTGESPYECHECGKAFSRKYQLISHQRTHAGEKPYECTDCGKTFGLKSQLIIHQRTHTGEKPFECSDCSKAFNTKSNLIVHQRTHTGEKPYGCSECGKAFTFKSQLIVHQGAHTGVKPYGCNQCGKAFSLKSQLIVHQRSHTGVKPYGCSECGKAFRSKSYLIIHMRTHTGEKPHECNECGKSFSFNSQLIVHQRIHTGENPYECSECGKAFNRKDQLISHQRTHAGEKPYGCSDCGKAFSSKSYLIIHMRTHSGEKPYECNNCGKAFIWKSLLIVHERTHAGESPYKCGQCEKSFSGKLRLIVHQRMHTREKPYECSECEKAFVRKSQLIVHQRTHSGEKPYGCSECGKTFSQKSILSAHQRTHTGEKPCKCTECGKAFCWKSQLIMHQRTHGDEKHIDELNVRNFLPKVNS